Below is a genomic region from Eupeodes corollae chromosome 1, idEupCoro1.1, whole genome shotgun sequence.
GACTTACTTAGtaagtttcgtgttttgtttttattttaaaacaaaacagacCTTAACTCAAATTCAAGTTAAGCATTTACTCTCTTTGGAATAAGagattatgaataaaaaaaaaacctgttaaGACATCGAACAGGTTAGCTTTTAGACTGCAGATAAGTTTTTTGCGCCAAATCAATAGATATCTATAAAAAGCTACCagtaaaaaataatcatttctaATAATTCACATAAGTCGGTCATCAAATTCCCAAAGCTCGAATCACTCAAATTAATTCTAACGAACCATGAATCGGGGTATAGTCGCatcaataattgtttttctagtttttctaaaaatactttttcctgATAGTTACAAAATTAATACTACTCCAAGTAAAACGAATAGAAGACCGTGACGACagaaataattgtattcatcatctttttaaattatagaaacCTCCGTTAACCATACATCATCAAACATTGAAGACGATAATGATGACGATGGTGAGGTTGTGTATAGAATATAtttattgcaataaaaaataactttattttgaagATCAATATTATATAATTGAAGGAGAACCAACACTTGCTGGGGAATTCCCTTTTATGGTAAACTAAGATAACaacaaatttacttaaaaactacattaaattttaaaatattttaaaggcagCATTAGGATGGAAAGACAAATCTGGAGAAATGAAATTTCTTGCCGGTGGAATGGTGATAGGTCCCAAAATGATCTTAACAGCTGCTCATTGTGCTTACAAAGACGGGTAAATAtatacagtcttatttaatagaattcgctaaacagatgaatagttatacagtgaataaggatttatgtaggctctatgtaacgttgcaaaaattcctatttataaaaaaatctgctataaattttagttatacaatgcttatatcaaaaaaagtgccaaaagtactataaaatctgctagttgtcataacaactaaaatataacaaaataattccaattatttgtatgatattctctttcgaaaatctatattttttttagattcttcgtttcttcggctcacgagctaaactcgagaggcattattgtttttattttaatttcaaaaagagaggagagaaatcaaaatgacatttgcgaaataataataacaataatttccttatgtaggctctattcaacctcaaaacgcgtttagcgtattatgggactatgcaaccttgtataagttttataaatagcatttttgcgtttagaggcattatagagataacataactttatgtaggctctatacagcgtttttaaataagactgataaTGTTTTACATAAAATTCTTCTAGCTAACATTCATCAATATCATTTGATAACTAATATTTaatatgaaaagtaaaaatggAGATAGAAGTAGAAGCTTGTCTTCAATGATTCATAttctttgattaaaatttgttcttaatattgattttactTCGTTACCAACTGGGAAGAATATAGTTACTAAATGCAAATGTAAACATGGAAGCAGTAACCTATTggtgaaatttcaagaaacatTTTACCTTTTCGCACTGCAACTGACGTGTTAACATAGAGTTTTCTAAAAACAAgtattatttcaatatttaaaaacaacgtATTTTTAAGAGAAAGAAGTGCCAATAGAAAATAGAATGAATATAATGACCGCCACGGCTGTGGTAGCAGTACCATTCTACTTTCCataacaaattcaaatattggACGATATATTTCCTTTATAATTTCGTGGATTGTATCTTAAACGTCTAGAATCGGTCTTGGAACGTTAACATATATCTTATCTTAAAAAACCCCTAAATAAAGTCACAAAACATAGTTGTCCAATTGTAATCACGCTTccagaaaaaaagttttgtgtggCAATTCATCAATATCTCCGAATTTCggacatacaaaaataattatcataGCTCTTAGCGGCTTCCATTCACAATTGCAATTGTCTCATTTTCTAATAATCTCGAAgaaaaggctgcaaagacgaaagtggaaacatcatcgTGGAACCGAAGTCCATTGCTAAGAATATGAAAGAACTATTTCTGCAGACTCTATAACTGCGAAGAGGAACCGGATTCCAATGTCGGGCAGGATTATCCATTCAACATATACtacgtcttcccgacttagatgaAATCAAGTTaactataacttttttttcactttgtGGAGTGAAGGCGAATTCCCTTAAAAGGTCTATCGCCGTGAAAGGTCGCAAAAATGGGTGCATATCGTTAAATGCAAGAACTTTACCGCAAGAAGCAGAGCGATGTAATGCGCTGAGGAACGTGTCGGTCGCAGAGTCGGTGGATTGAGAGTACTCAACTTATACTGGGTTTCCCAGGATTGACACCCACCACAATGCCGTTCGTCGTGATCCTAAGATCAACTGGATCTGCAAGCACGTGCACAAGCATCGTGAATTGTGTGGATTTACATCGGATGGCAAGAGCGATAAGCTGTTTGAGTTTTCAGTTTACTGGTGGTTTATATTTTTACCTCTTGATATAGTGGtagtaataaaaagttaagccatagtcaaacaaagctgctggagaaGAATGCCGAGCTGGAAGAAGCTATGCCCGacgaatggaacctcagtatggTTTGCtcgatttaaaagaaaaagtagtccctctaaactgcaccaactaaataggcatcagtctacttgacatcgcttacaaaatcttctctgccgtaatatataaacgtctaaagcccatcgtcaacaacctgataggttttTAACAGTGtagtcttagaccaggaaagtccacagtcgatcaaaaatTCACAATACAGctgatcctggaaaaaatccaagaacatgaaatagacacccaccatcttttcatcgatttcaaggccacatatgacagcatagCATATACAGGAGCGACTCGTCCGTTTCTGCAGGTTGACCATACAGagttcacgctgctccataaaggttggaaacatcTTAAAAGAACCttccgatgtcaaaaaaaagtcttaGACAAGGTGATTTCATCAACATCGTCCTtaaagaatagtacagagcttccacgtcaacactagagacactgtctttaaaaagtctgtacaattactggcatatgctgataaataaataagaaccagggcctagtgacttacaactctcaggcatttctgtgtgcgagagatagaggagacctacagtttatatgccgaatccgaacggctaatatgagaaagcactttttcatgacaagagttactcttggagaatttgtcaattcctcgtaagaggcagtacccgtgaatgaaactttaggtggcacaggcagggatcgaatccaagacctctcgcatgtccaacgcactaaccatcatgccacgggcatatgctgatgacattgacaaatTCGAAAGAACCCAATTGAAAACATCTATCTTGGGACCGAGTTAGATGAAGAAGTATGTTGGGTGAGACCCTAGTTTACCCTGCCTGCCGTCAACAGCCCAAAAATCCGCATCAAGTAGTAGCTTTCCAACAATGTAACGATTCTAATTATTAAGGGTACTTCGTTGTAAAAATGGCTACCTTCACTGTTGATGATTTTTCTGATTTTGATTCGTTTGAAGGAAGCAATCATCTAAAATTCGACTACGTTTCCACCAATTTCACCAAGAAATGGTATAATGTTTAATTCCAAACATCGACAAAGAATCGTCAACACTACGGgctacaaaaacaatattctcaaAACACAGCTTTCCACACTTCACAAAAATAATCAGTGCCAATAGCTAAAATTTGTGTGGTCATTTTTATTAGCAATTTTGTGTGTATCggtccatttttatttatggcTTAGTTTTTACTCTActcaaaagatgacagttttGAAAGTGTCAGCTACCTAAATTATAGTCTATTGAAATTGAATAACTTTACGTTActattttctcaatttttataattaattgtatATTGTCAAATAATTTGATTCTTCAAATATTGGAATatctttattattaatttttattttttatatttatgtacataattttagCAAACTTCCTGACATAGTTTTAACAGGAGGAAATCCACTATCAGGAAATAAATCATCAACCGATCTACATTCAAAATATTCAGTAGTCAATGTTACAATATTTCCCAAGTATGATCCTAGTCAAGGATACGATGATATTGCAATATTGGAATTAAGTGCATTTTCATGGTAAGTTTGGTAATCatactttctgtgaaataatgaatttacctgtattttgatttgaaataggTCCCCTCCGATTTGTTTATGGCCAAGTCCAAATTTGCCAAGTGCTGATGTCACAGCCATTGGATATGGTTTAACAGAATTTGGTTGGTATATTTTTCTAAGAGCTTGTTGCACAATCttggtttaatattttattattaattcagCAATGTGTTGCCCCGATTTCTTTAAGTTGAAATCACATCTTCAACCAGTGCTTAATATTGCATTATTGTAGGGCCACATCATTAAGAAATAtgaattaattctattttttttttttcaaaaatccctaCTTTAGCTGGATTGGGTTCTCAAGAGTTATTGAAAGTCAACTTGACTGTTTTTTCATCTGATTATTGTGCGCCATTTTTTAAACGTCAACGAAAGTTCAAAATGGGCCTGTCCGACGCCCATATCTGTGCTGGTGATAAGGATGGCAGAAAAGACACATGTCAGGTTGGCATACTAAATatgtagttaaaaaataaataactgatataattttgatGTTTAATTTTGCTCAGGGTGATTCTGGTGGACCACTTATTTATAGacacaaaaatcaaatgtttgctGTCGGAATAACATCATCTGGACAAGCCTGCTCAGGGTTTCCACCAGCgatctatacaaaaatatatccgTATACAGAATGGATAAGTAATGTGTTGAAAGAGCGAGGACAGTATTTAAAAACttgtaatattaaaaactaaaaaaagatgtttttgaGCATAAAATTGTTTGGAACCGAATTTTACCTCAGAAGTATACAATTTTGAGTTTAACATACCAATTTTAGCCAAAATattaagtaagaaaataaaaataatgcaattatAATACCTGAAGGTGTGAGAAAGAAAGCAACAGTTTTGAGGATAGTTGAAGTGTGCGCCCTTAAAGAAACGTTTAGAGAGAAATCTAAGGTTCAGTTTTCCTTTTGAAACATATACTCGTATTAATCAAAACATGCATGTTTggcttgaaaatttattttcaaaacgcaTGCTCTGTTTTCCAAATATTAAGAGCAATTTTatcgttaatttatttatattcgtttttggAATGAGCATAATTCAATCCAATAGAAGACGTCATCGGACcatttgcctttaaattccaAACCTATTTATTATTACCTACCATTAGTCTGTAACTTGGCCACCTTGCCTGTGTGATTAAACATTGAAACCTTGATAGAGTTGTGTTGAATTACACTCTaatgacaggagacagcattgagcttttgaagtattaaattcaacacGGTTAAAATTTCTCCATTGGACGGAAAATGCTGTCGGGaccagaatttaatgaacttgaTAAATGACGACGTTTAAATTCCACATACGAAGAAGGACAGGAGTATTAATctagaaaacaaaatgcaaagcTAAAAAGTCATCAGACAGTCATCAGAAAtactttgatttatttaagttgcatactcaaattcttttgaatatGAGAAAGAAAATCGGAggcaaaacagaaccctgaggaacaccagtatttattttttaaatttcagtctTGAAAACATCCAACATACAGGGCTGGATTGAGGGGAGGGCCCCCACAATAGAGacttagaaaattttgttttcaaattctaacTAATAAACACATCTTTCCatttgatatgtattttttggTTTGCTCTTTTAACTACAGCCCATAGTACTTTGTGCATccatgattttttaattatattaatcttaaataacagaaatcattgatcttTATTTGTTCAATCCAATCAaacaatcagtgaaatatcaaaatctcaaatggcCCTGATAAGAAGCACTCAAAATTCACTACCCATCTGGAGGGAGTACCCCAATCGCTAAGTGGCTGAGTGGGATGGTACTTGCCCGCAACCTCGGAGGTTGTATATTTGATTCCGTGTctccaaaatcttttttttcttatatttatatatctacatataaataaattgctgTATAAGAAGAATCGGTGTTCttcaattcttggaaaaatcaattattattgtctAATTCTTTGActtcgtgcagaatttgtacacgtttatcacagccagtacagagcggcaccgaattctgattgagaaattatcggagaggaaaagcggccagtttttagtcttgaaaaggCTCGGAAGCTccgaaagccttagtcaacggctattcgaaaatcgaagaagctctaaccagctaTCTTCCAAGAGCTAAAAGACATCATGAAGAATGATGTCTGATGCGGCGCACAGTGCGGCGACAAgtggaagaaattaaaaaaaaaagttttccaaaattttgttacAAGTATGCCAAATTTATGTTAACAAGTCTGAATAAGTAaaccaacattttatttatgataaAGTCCACTCTTGTGTTGTTAGAGAGCCTCAGAGAACCCGCACAATTAAAGAGTTAGTGAGAGTAAGATTTATGGCGGTTTAAATAGCGTTGCGCTAAtgagttaaaaacaaaaccgaCAACTTGCACTTTTTCGTGCCACAGGTGTTTTTTtacgaatatttttttcagaatgtgtTCAAACAGGGAGCTTTTTAACGTATGGAGTTCCAACTCAACTGCACGAGTGCTCGGTGTTTTGCAGTTAATTaaggtaaaattaaataaaccagACTTTTTGGAGCctgaagataaaaaaatatttacgagACATGCATCAACAATTTGCTCAGAAATTATTAATAACCTTCAGAAAATGGAGGGTTCAaggagaagaaaacaaaactcttTTCCAGATTGAAAAGAAGCGTATACAAGCCGAATTCAAATCGAAAATGGGACTAACTGTTGACCAACCGAAGCAAGGTCATGGGTCATCAAACGATGGTAACACTGCTCGGACATTCTTTTCTGATCCACAGAAAAGTTCCGAAATAACAAAAATCGACCAAAATTTgatccaaaaattaaatatcattttACGAGTAATGGCAACAGGAATTGACATCAATTTCGATAAATTTAATATACTAATTTGTGAAACAAGAGAAATGTATTTGGATCTTTACGGATGGTACTATATGCCCTGTACATTGCACAAACTATTTTTTCATAGTATAGATGTCATGAAAAGTTTTCACATACCAATCGGGCAACTGTCTGAAGAAGCTCTTGAAGGCTTGCACAAAACTTTCCCCCGGACTAGGCTTAATCATGCAAGAAAATCCTCAAGAGCTAACAACTGTAAGGACGTTATGAACCACTTACTACTTATGTCAGACCCGTACCTTTCTtctcaaagaaaatttaaaagaaaacccaAAATATACGATActgatatcaaaaaatatatcattgaTTATCATGACGACCAATCATCTTCTTCTGATGAAGATAATTGAAGAACCTCTTTTTGTTTCTCTTGTATCTATTACTTAAGCCCataaaatgaacaaataaatatgaaaataatatgcTTACtaaaattatgtgttttttttattttttttccgaaTTCCCATACATTCAACGCACTGTGCGGCGCCTGCCGCAGAAGATGAGGTCTCTTGAAATCgatttgtttgcaacatttttgaacgatatcttggagcgattcaacgctacaaacaagatgttacattacccgaaaatgattcttgaatcggcaatgcgtgcactacaatcattgaaatcattcgtggattCCAAAcgtaattattttgataaatacgaggaagcagccaaaaaaatattccatactgatgaatatgtacaataaGGCACCAGTACTAGAaagagaaatgtgaggttgaatctaCTCGATaacgggaaagcacaagactcaaatctgtcacccaaggaaaaatagaAAGTATCCGCCTttatcccagtgattgaccagctatccgtttctcttactgaaagattgcatgcctatgaagctgtacgttctcgatttggattcctgaatcacatcgagaagatggatgctaaaaatttgcacgctgcaacaaagtgtatccggatgatttagagcctagtcttgatAATGAGTTGGtttaatttgtgtctttgactgactcatacaaaaaggaaaagaactatggaacagatcagtcgccggaactattttactaccaaattctcgaaaatcaaaatttcagagctacattcccaaacctcaaaattgcattgagaatgtatttggctttgatggtaacaaattgcactggagagcTCTCATTCTCAAAAatgaaacttataaaaaaaagaattcgaaCCATGAAGCGGCCCTGCCAACATAACATAACTTGTATCTacgaaatgcttttgaaaacaatcaatCACATATGAACCTATTGATACTACCGTTCTTCATGATACAAGATATTTATTAATCTGAcaatttatgaacatttttaacttcccataggaagttattgtaatgggtccgatttgtcaaattaaaaattttgacatttctcgacgttttaaggtccctagagtcgaaataaaagatttttagagagatgtctgtgcgtgcgcgtgtacgtacgtttgtacgtccgtacgttcgcgacgtttttttcgtcgtccatagctcaagaaccagaagagatatcgacttcaaataaattttgttgtacagataataaggcagaaagatgcagaaagggctctcaagaaaattgcgttgcgtttttttaatatagcagtttgaaaaaaaggtgaaaattttggttaaccctaaatatcttacgaaccaaaaacgctagagacttgaattaaattttatataatatattgtaacgtgaaaaaaaacatgtatattttttaaaaaaatcaatagaactttttttttataaatcaaaaaaactgaaaaaaaaaatttgtcacctcaacaattttatgactgaaacatgatttcatctccaaaacaattgtgtgcaacgaagaataatgtttttgacatctgataaaattttgagaaaaatcgaattaacagttttttttataaaaaataaaaatctaaaacaaaacattactcaaagttcgtaaaaattgaatatcgattcaaatatcttttcaaaatcttgaaatttaggctttaagcttattttatcttgtaagaaatattgttttcaacatttcaaaaaattttgagaaaaatcgaattgacagtgtttttacaaaaaacaaaaacctaaaaattggtaaaaatttatttcggctcaaatagcttttcaaaaattaaaaatattggcttcgaacttattttatttcacagaaaatattcttttcgatactcagtaatttttatataaaaatccaacagtccgttttttcataaaaaataaaatctacaaaaaatagtacgcaaatttggaaaaaattgatacgagtacatataggaaaacttttaagcaagacaaatcggcagacgggatgggaagttatcagtgtgggtcgcattccagccgcTTTTTGTAATCATGTTTTCTACTAATGAAGAGGAGCTGTTTTAATACGTTTAAGCAAAATTTTATTGTTCGGTTTGCTAATGTTGAACTGTAAGCAATTTTTGGTACTCCAGGTTGAGAAATTGTCAAGATCTGTTTGAGGTGTGATAAGCCTTTATGAGTtgcaatagttttgaaaaattttgggaTCATCAGCGTAAAGGGATGTTTAACAATGTTTAAAGACCCATGTCAGTGTCATTAGTTGTAAGCATAAATACGAAAGGGACTAAATAactaccttggggaacaccagaagtggttaaaattggtttggaaCGAGCAGATCTAAATTGGACATAATATTCACTATTTTCAAGGTAAGATTTAACCCATTTCAGGGAAAAAACTAAGGAGTAGAGTTTCAAGAATATATGATTATGAGAAGTTTTGTCAACTTAATTCCCGTTTTCAAAGGTTCTTTGGGTGAATGAAACAAAGTCTGTAAGGTTTCTGGTGgtagatctatttttttaacaaaccgtGTTGTGCTAGGTTAGTTAGTGATCTGCATCGGAAGCTGATTTGAGAAAGTTAAACAATTCGTTGGTTGATAGTTTATCACCTCCACTTTCTTTCCCTTCTTGTGAATAGgatttataaaagatattttccATATTTTGCGAAATGTTCCCTGAGATAAGGATAAATGACAAATTTTTGATGGACGAGttgaaagagaaaagaaaatggCAGGAAGACCATTGGGGCACGGAGCGAACTCATCATTAAGTTgagaaaatttgatttcaatggCTAATGTAGAAATTGAATTTGGTAGGAATGGACTCAAGTGCATATAAGCAGCAAGTTACTTTAAGCAGTCAGGTGGGCATTGAGAACTTAATCGTAGGCTTTATGAAAATCATACACCATAGTTTGTGAATATTAAGTAACTTCTAGGCACGAGTTATGGTAGAACGTTGGTAGGGAGGGAGGGTGATAATTATCAATAGCTGACAGAACTTAGCACCACTCACTTGGCTCAGGATTAAATCAGTTAAATGATCTACAAAAAGACATTCTATTGTTGAGAAGGGATTACTAGTGTAATTTTATCATTAGCCTGATACTGTTAATTTAAGGTGTGGAAGGTTCCCAAAAAAACAAGATCTCTTGCATTTTGATAACTATTAGTTAGAGGGTTTTTTCTACTTGTTTGAGAGGAGTTTTGAATACGAACGAAAAACGGAAAGAGGCCTATAGaatagaacaaacaaaaattacgcAGAATAATATGAGGGATCCAGCAGATTTGCATATATGCAGTGCCGTTCGAAAAATCTTGGTCAaactttctttttggttttttttttcgaattttatcaaatgtgttgaaataagaacatattttttaatgaggTTTCGTTTTATTATGCGGTTGAAATCGTTTTATCATACAATAAGAATTTTGAGATTTCTAAAATGGTCACGGAAGTAAAAAGTGATTCTATGGAAAAACCAGTTTTTCAGGTACCTGccttattttttaaggtttaaagaaaaatactttgttGGTgcaggttttttttgtattgcttctcAGAAACATGTTGTATCTAATTAATACTTCGTTGGACCTCCTGTTGCTTTTATTACGGCTGCACGCCGCGAGCCATTAAATGAGATAGGTTTTTCCATCTAAATTTATGTTATTATGCTGGAATCAGGATTTTGACTTATGTTTACATGATTACATCTTGAGATTTATGAAGATGAGCAATTAAAGACTTCCAAAGACAGTAGCGCTTCAAGTAATACGAACCAAACAAGTTGGTGTGCTGGTTGGATAAATTTGGCAACAGAATGTGGAATGGAACTTAACCTTTTGTGTAATAACCAGGttgatttaaaagcttctttttagCAGCTCATTTGCGCAGTGAACTGAAAACAACGAgaaaaatacttgaatgacGCCACAGGATCTGCATACAGGCAGCTCTACTGTTAACTAAATCACAACTTGGAAATTGCTGAAATTTCAATGAGGTTTAAATCGAGAGGTAAAGTTatgcagctgaattttatacctCATAGAAATGACTTACCAATTATATGCTCATTGTGCAATTTAAAGGAAAGGGAGGATGTTTTACACTTTGTCcaattcttaaagaaataagaaggaatGCTTTCGGTAGCGAAATACTGACGCAAAATCAAGTTATACTCTTGCTTAACAatatgaagttaaaaaatataacaattctgcaggctagctcttctttatagaagtagaattataaataaaatttttaaatattttattgagttatgttatattttttactaCAAGGCAGACCACGGTAAAGccatgcttttttgttttttgtttgtaaactttataaaaaattgtaattaacgttatcaaaataatttatctatctatctatctatcctgTTGAAAACGAAAGTGCAAGTATCCCCAAAAAGCTCTAGCATCATGAGCTCTAATACGTTTTCCAGGACTCGAAGGTAACTTTTGCATTGACTTTGTATTCTAGATAGCTCATTCTACCTTTTTCATCACCATCATATCTTCAGTTTTTGGGGGCATCCGCAAAATACAATCTAAGCTAAGTCCTTCTTTCGGTTCTCTTCGCACAAAGACCCTCCAACATGGcgcttgaattttgatttttccttAAAGATGACATTGTAGGTAGGtaaaaatggcgatctcaaggcaacctagcctgagatccaattagcgctgtagtgtgccgttttgataccaaaaactcgtttgacctgtgattgaaagggacagatttatagagaagcttcatagcgattatgttagagccattttgtcgcattgagaaaaaagattaggtctctaatctttgtctcagatagctcatcaagttcgtgaaagaatggtTTACCAAAGTATTTCGTTCTAGTGTTTGcccactttctctttggtcaagTCTGTGGATGGTTCTACGTTTGTCATGTCTAATTCGtccattttataaaagtttttgaatattggtcccacgagtaggtcggaaaaaaaaggtcagccccggcagagccgatatGCCGGGGTAAGGCAAAAGATAAAACGGACCatgccaaggcatccgaatgagctcgttagcgattggtttgccccccagcctttcattcttcggcacggattatgtaagacgctcacaacaccactgaaattagggaccccgtatctatggtcaaattaCATTGCTAAAGCTTGCTACTATTAAagagtaggaaacttcagcaattcaatctgaccttagctgatctccatcttgacaacgtgcaagacaactgtggtgatcattaccgcccgGCACCAACTGGGAAggtttgaaacgaggatttttgACAGGCGTGACATTGTTCCACTTCCAATTTAATTGCTTTGCGCCTAGAGAAATCTATTTTCCTTGACTCTTTTTGAAAGATCCGACCTTAGTACCGGCTTTAGTGCTCTAAGTCCAGCTTTCACGGGCCTTTTTCTCACTAAGCTTGACGAAATTACTTTGATGTAGTTCGACACAGATTTTTTTGCTGACGACTGTGCAACACCAAAAAACAATCTTCCACTGGGGTCGTCTTTTTTGGGCTCCCTGAggcacaatattttttcaaattccataCCTCAGTTTGTTGTGCTATATTCAGTCTCTTAGAAATTTCATGTCTAGTCAAATTGACACAGacataaaatattcaacttCCAGTGCAAAAAAACCCGTAGCGTTCCTAAACTCCAAGAACTGATCTCGAAAAGGATACTAAAATGTTTGACCAAAATTTTTCCAACAGCattgtatgtcaaggtct
It encodes:
- the LOC129940102 gene encoding serine protease snake-like isoform X4, with amino-acid sequence MKFLAGGMVIGPKMILTAAHCAYKDGKLPDIVLTGGNPLSGNKSSTDLHSKYSVVNVTIFPKYDPSQGYDDIAILELSAFSWSPPICLWPSPNLPSADVTAIGYGLTEFAGLGSQELLKVNLTVFSSDYCAPFFKRQRKFKMGLSDAHICAGDKDGRKDTCQGDSGGPLIYRHKNQMFAVGITSSGQACSGFPPAIYTKIYPYTEWISNVLKERGQYLKTCNIKN
- the LOC129940102 gene encoding serine protease snake-like isoform X3, whose protein sequence is MAALGWKDKSGEMKFLAGGMVIGPKMILTAAHCAYKDGKLPDIVLTGGNPLSGNKSSTDLHSKYSVVNVTIFPKYDPSQGYDDIAILELSAFSWSPPICLWPSPNLPSADVTAIGYGLTEFAGLGSQELLKVNLTVFSSDYCAPFFKRQRKFKMGLSDAHICAGDKDGRKDTCQGDSGGPLIYRHKNQMFAVGITSSGQACSGFPPAIYTKIYPYTEWISNVLKERGQYLKTCNIKN